The Candidatus Cloacimonadota bacterium genomic sequence GTCCAGCCAGGTAGCAGCATGGACAAAAGCAAGAAACAAAAAAGAATGCTCTATAAACTGGCAGTTTACCACCCAAGATTCACGAGTTAAATTGAAACGTCTCTATCCGACAATCGATGATTGACGGGTCACTAGTAAAAAAATAAACTTTCCGAAAGCTACTGAAGAATTTTTATGAGAAGCTTTCGTAAAGTAGCTATTCTAATCCCTCTGCACCTCTTCCACTTCGTTATACCATTTCATTTTTTCACCGATCAAATTTCGCAAACTCCAGGAAATAGTTTTTCTTTTATTTTGGATCGCATCGATGATCGTGTTTATTCTTTCATCCACTATTTTGGCATCATCTTCTTCCAGATAGCTTGCAGAAAAATCCAGAACTTTATCCAGATTGATCGTAGCAGTTTTCCACCAGCCCCAGTTTTTGGCGCAGATCTTTGCCAGATGTTCGATATTGATGGAATCTTTTTGAGGTTGGTGTGAAATAGGAAATTTGCGGATCAGCAGCATAACATCGACCAGATCTTTTTTGTTGATTTCCACGATCTGCAATTTTTCCAGCAGAAGATCGATCAGGCTGATGGTTGGATAATCCAGTTCCAATCGCTTTTTAAAATTGATGGGATGGCAGAAACGTAGTTTATCGATAAAAATATCGGAATGAATATCTTCTTTGGGGTGATAAAAAATGCGGCGCTTATCACCAAATAACCGAAGTACGTTTTGATTTTCCGTCCAACCCAGACTGAAAAACATATCTTGAACTCGTGTGATGTGTTTGCTGTAGGTAACGAAATCCACATCGGTAAGATAGCGCTGATTTTGGTATTGGATATGCTTGTATTCCGGCGCTTTGATGCGGAAGGCGATCGAACCGATCACACGCATTGTCACATTAAATTCAACCGCTTTTTCCATCAATTCATCTAAAATCGTCATGAATTTTTCTTCCTGTTTCTGCAGGATTTCTTCAGTTAAATCTGCACCTTCGGGAACAAATGGAATTGCCATTATCCCTCCACTTTCCAATAATTATTGATCGTTTTATCTTCAATCTCGATGATGTATCCGCGTAGAATTCCTTCGCCGTATTCCGAGCCGGGGTTTACAACCGGAGTGTTGCCAATTTTATCGTGACCGTAAGATTCATGAATATGACCATGCAAGCCGATCAGCGGCTGATACTTTTCAATTGCTTTATAAACGGATTTGCTTCCCACATGCACGAAATTTACCTGACCGGCAACGGTTACCGGTTTTTTATTGGCATCCAGTTCCGGTGCCAGATCGAGCATTGTTCCATGTGGTGGTGGATGAAAATTGAAGATCGATTTGGCAGGATCTTCCAGTTTCTTTACCAGTTTCTTAATCCTTTTAGCCAGAGCTTTTTCTTTTTCTTCTCGTGGTGTATCCCAGGGCGTGGGATTTACATAATCGAGGCTGATCATGGGAATTCCCAACACGTTCACCACATCATCCAAACACCAGATAATACCTTTATCGGTGTAGGATCGGATGACATCATCGATTTCCCAGTCATCATCATTTCCGGGCATCACGATCACATCAACTTTGCTGATATCGATTTTTTGCAGGAGAAGCTCGATCCACTGCGCCATGCGATCTTTTATCATCTGCATCATCAGTTTTTCTACTTGTGCAGGATCATTTTGCAGTTCTTTTACTCTGTCTTCATCGCAGCGCAAAGTATAAGCTCCGGCATCTTGGATACGTTTCTCCATTTCATCGGTTTCTTTGTCGGTTTTCAATTTCCAGTTTTTTCCGAAATAGAAAGCA encodes the following:
- a CDS encoding phosphoesterase, giving the protein MKKLFFSVDVHGANSVWRKWLKVPDMYDVDALLLCGDLTGKSLVPIIENKKKGFRNAFYFGKNWKLKTDKETDEMEKRIQDAGAYTLRCDEDRVKELQNDPAQVEKLMMQMIKDRMAQWIELLLQKIDISKVDVIVMPGNDDDWEIDDVIRSYTDKGIIWCLDDVVNVLGIPMISLDYVNPTPWDTPREEKEKALAKRIKKLVKKLEDPAKSIFNFHPPPHGTMLDLAPELDANKKPVTVAGQVNFVHVGSKSVYKAIEKYQPLIGLHGHIHESYGHDKIGNTPVVNPGSEYGEGILRGYIIEIEDKTINNYWKVEG